The Cinclus cinclus chromosome 18, bCinCin1.1, whole genome shotgun sequence genome has a segment encoding these proteins:
- the FITM2 gene encoding acyl-coenzyme A diphosphatase FITM2 — translation MERLERSGRWLRAALARGRMRRRLPVLLLAIAVLGSALKDSDLVPDTPLQNKRNPLNVYFVKVAWAWTLWLLLPFITLTTYELARSKFLYGRTKSALLVLRRLGALLVGTAVWYLCTGLFLYVENLTGECSLQAKPGQPPRLYASKQECRQDSGVWNGFDISGHCFLLSYCAMMILEEVAVLEALSVDHKSKLRVVINVLLVSLCFLVVIWVFMFLCTALYFHDFSQKLLGVLIGLSAWYGTYRFWYLKPFSPGLPLPNIPLSSKKYSYSR, via the exons ATGGAGCGGCTGGAGCGCAGCGGGCGCTGGCTGAGGGCCGCGCTGGCCCGCGGGCGGATGCGCCGCCGCCTGCCCGTGCTGCTGCTCGCCATCGCCGTGCTCGGCTCCGCGCTCAAGGACAGCGACCTGGTGCCCGACACGCCGCTGCAGAACAAGCGCAACCCGCTCAACGT ATACTTCGTGAAGGTGGCCTGGGCTTGGacgctgtggctgctgctgcccttcatCACCCTCACCACGTACGAGCTGGCCCGGAGCAAGTTCCTGTACGGCCGCACCAAGAGCGCGCTGCTGGTGCTGCGGCGCCTGGGCGCGCTGCTGGTGGGCACAGCCGTGTGGTACCTGTGCACGGGGCTCTTCCTCTACGTGGAGAACCTCACTGGGGAGTGCTCCCTCCAGGCCAAACCCGGCCAGCCCCCCCGGCTCTACGCCTCCAAGCAGGAGTGCCGCCAGGACAGCGGCGTCTGGAACGGCTTCGACATCTCGGGGCACTGCTTCCTGCTCTCCTACTGTGCCATGATGATCCTGGAGGaggtggctgtgctggaagcACTGTCCGTAGACCACAAGTCCAAGCTGCGTGTGGTGATCAACGTCCTGCTCGTTTCCCTGTGTTTCCTCGTTGTGATCTGGGTGTTCATGTTCCTCTGTACTGCCCTGTATTTCCATGACTTCAGCCAAAAGCTTCTCGGTGTGCTGATAGGTCTGTCAGCTTGGTACGGGACATACAGGTTTTGGTATTTAAAGCCCTTTTCTCCTGGACTACCTCTTCCAAATATACCTTTGAGTTCAAAGAAATACAGCTATAGCAGATAA
- the GDAP1L1 gene encoding ganglioside-induced differentiation-associated protein 1-like 1 isoform X1 — translation MATPNNVTPTNCSWWPISALENNAGKSTEGEENHDPTDPALKSQDRLVLYHWTQSFSSQKPFLPGCLPQVRLVIAEKGLPCEERDVSMPLMEHKEPWFMRLNLGEEVPVIIHRDNIISDYNQIIDYMEKNFTGENVPQLIPEPGSLLHSRVLQYRELLDSLPMDAYTHGCILHPELTTDSMIPKYATAEIRRHLANATTDLMKLDHEEESQLSEPYLSKQKKLMAKILEHDNVNYLKKILGELGMVLDQIEAELEKRKLEYQGQKCELWLCGCVFTLADVLLGATLHRLKFLGLSKKYWEDGSRPNLQSFFDRIQKRFAFRKVLGDIHTTLLSAVVPNAFRLVKRKPPSFLGASFLMGSLGGMGYFAYWYLKKKYI, via the exons ATGGCGACTCCCAATAATGTTACTCCCACCAACTGCAGCTGGTGGCCCATCTCGGCGCTGGAGAACAACGCGGGGAAATCCACGGAGGGGGAGGAAAATCACGACCCGACAGACCCCGCTCTCAAATCGCAGGACAGATTGGTTTTGTACCACTGGACCCAGTCTTTCAGCTCACAAAAG CCCTTTCTCCCCGGCTGCTTACCCCAGGTGAGGTTGGTGATCGCAGAGAAGGGGCTGCCCTGTGAGGAGCGGGATGTCAGCATGCCCCTGATGGAGCACAAGGAGCCCTGGTTCATGCGGCTCAACCTGGGCGAGGAGGTGCCTGTCATCATCCACAGGGACAACATCATCAGCGACTACAACCAGATCATCGACTACATGGAGAAGAACTTCACGGGAG AGAACGTGCCGCAGCTGATCCCCGAGCCGGGCAGCCTGCTGCACTCTCGGGTGCTGCAGTACCGGGAGCTGCTGGACTCGCTGCCCATGGATGCCTACACGCACGGCTGCATCCTGCACCCCGAGCTCACCACCGACTCCATGATCCCAAAGTACGCCACCGCTGAGATCCGCA GACATTTAGCAAATGCCACCACGGATCTGATGAAGCTGGACCACGAAGAGGAGTCACAGCTATCTGAGCCTTACCTCTCCAAGCAGAAGAAGCTCATG GCCAAGATCCTGGAGCACGATAATGTGAACTACTTGAAGAAGATCCTTGGAGAACTTGGGATGGTGCTAGACCAGATTGAAGctgagctggagaaaaggaaattggAATACCAAG GGCAGAAGTGTGAACTTTGGCTCTGCGGATGTGTCTTTACTTTGGCCGATGTCTTGTTAGGAGCCACCCTGCACCGCCTCAAGTTTCTGGGACTCTCTAAGAAATACTGGGAAGATGGCAGCAGACCTAACCTACAGTCCTTCTTTGACAGGATACAGAAACGCTTTGCCTTCAGGAAAGTTTTGGGAGACATACACACCACGCTCCTCTCTGCAGTGGTACCCAATGCCTTCAGGCTGGTCAAGCGGAAACCTCCCTCCTTCCTTGGAGCCTCCTTCCTGATGGGATCTCTGGGGGGAATGGGATATTTTGCTTATTGgtacttaaagaaaaaatacatctaG
- the GDAP1L1 gene encoding ganglioside-induced differentiation-associated protein 1-like 1 isoform X2 → MATPNNVTPTNCSWWPISALENNAGKSTEGEENHDPTDPALKSQDRLVLYHWTQSFSSQKVRLVIAEKGLPCEERDVSMPLMEHKEPWFMRLNLGEEVPVIIHRDNIISDYNQIIDYMEKNFTGENVPQLIPEPGSLLHSRVLQYRELLDSLPMDAYTHGCILHPELTTDSMIPKYATAEIRRHLANATTDLMKLDHEEESQLSEPYLSKQKKLMAKILEHDNVNYLKKILGELGMVLDQIEAELEKRKLEYQGQKCELWLCGCVFTLADVLLGATLHRLKFLGLSKKYWEDGSRPNLQSFFDRIQKRFAFRKVLGDIHTTLLSAVVPNAFRLVKRKPPSFLGASFLMGSLGGMGYFAYWYLKKKYI, encoded by the exons ATGGCGACTCCCAATAATGTTACTCCCACCAACTGCAGCTGGTGGCCCATCTCGGCGCTGGAGAACAACGCGGGGAAATCCACGGAGGGGGAGGAAAATCACGACCCGACAGACCCCGCTCTCAAATCGCAGGACAGATTGGTTTTGTACCACTGGACCCAGTCTTTCAGCTCACAAAAG GTGAGGTTGGTGATCGCAGAGAAGGGGCTGCCCTGTGAGGAGCGGGATGTCAGCATGCCCCTGATGGAGCACAAGGAGCCCTGGTTCATGCGGCTCAACCTGGGCGAGGAGGTGCCTGTCATCATCCACAGGGACAACATCATCAGCGACTACAACCAGATCATCGACTACATGGAGAAGAACTTCACGGGAG AGAACGTGCCGCAGCTGATCCCCGAGCCGGGCAGCCTGCTGCACTCTCGGGTGCTGCAGTACCGGGAGCTGCTGGACTCGCTGCCCATGGATGCCTACACGCACGGCTGCATCCTGCACCCCGAGCTCACCACCGACTCCATGATCCCAAAGTACGCCACCGCTGAGATCCGCA GACATTTAGCAAATGCCACCACGGATCTGATGAAGCTGGACCACGAAGAGGAGTCACAGCTATCTGAGCCTTACCTCTCCAAGCAGAAGAAGCTCATG GCCAAGATCCTGGAGCACGATAATGTGAACTACTTGAAGAAGATCCTTGGAGAACTTGGGATGGTGCTAGACCAGATTGAAGctgagctggagaaaaggaaattggAATACCAAG GGCAGAAGTGTGAACTTTGGCTCTGCGGATGTGTCTTTACTTTGGCCGATGTCTTGTTAGGAGCCACCCTGCACCGCCTCAAGTTTCTGGGACTCTCTAAGAAATACTGGGAAGATGGCAGCAGACCTAACCTACAGTCCTTCTTTGACAGGATACAGAAACGCTTTGCCTTCAGGAAAGTTTTGGGAGACATACACACCACGCTCCTCTCTGCAGTGGTACCCAATGCCTTCAGGCTGGTCAAGCGGAAACCTCCCTCCTTCCTTGGAGCCTCCTTCCTGATGGGATCTCTGGGGGGAATGGGATATTTTGCTTATTGgtacttaaagaaaaaatacatctaG
- the GDAP1L1 gene encoding ganglioside-induced differentiation-associated protein 1-like 1 isoform X3 has translation MATPNNVTPTNCSWWPISALENNAGKSTEGEENHDPTDPALKSQDRLVLYHWTQSFSSQKVRLVIAEKGLPCEERDVSMPLMEHKEPWFMRLNLGEEVPVIIHRDNIISDYNQIIDYMEKNFTGGHLANATTDLMKLDHEEESQLSEPYLSKQKKLMAKILEHDNVNYLKKILGELGMVLDQIEAELEKRKLEYQGQKCELWLCGCVFTLADVLLGATLHRLKFLGLSKKYWEDGSRPNLQSFFDRIQKRFAFRKVLGDIHTTLLSAVVPNAFRLVKRKPPSFLGASFLMGSLGGMGYFAYWYLKKKYI, from the exons ATGGCGACTCCCAATAATGTTACTCCCACCAACTGCAGCTGGTGGCCCATCTCGGCGCTGGAGAACAACGCGGGGAAATCCACGGAGGGGGAGGAAAATCACGACCCGACAGACCCCGCTCTCAAATCGCAGGACAGATTGGTTTTGTACCACTGGACCCAGTCTTTCAGCTCACAAAAG GTGAGGTTGGTGATCGCAGAGAAGGGGCTGCCCTGTGAGGAGCGGGATGTCAGCATGCCCCTGATGGAGCACAAGGAGCCCTGGTTCATGCGGCTCAACCTGGGCGAGGAGGTGCCTGTCATCATCCACAGGGACAACATCATCAGCGACTACAACCAGATCATCGACTACATGGAGAAGAACTTCACGGGAG GACATTTAGCAAATGCCACCACGGATCTGATGAAGCTGGACCACGAAGAGGAGTCACAGCTATCTGAGCCTTACCTCTCCAAGCAGAAGAAGCTCATG GCCAAGATCCTGGAGCACGATAATGTGAACTACTTGAAGAAGATCCTTGGAGAACTTGGGATGGTGCTAGACCAGATTGAAGctgagctggagaaaaggaaattggAATACCAAG GGCAGAAGTGTGAACTTTGGCTCTGCGGATGTGTCTTTACTTTGGCCGATGTCTTGTTAGGAGCCACCCTGCACCGCCTCAAGTTTCTGGGACTCTCTAAGAAATACTGGGAAGATGGCAGCAGACCTAACCTACAGTCCTTCTTTGACAGGATACAGAAACGCTTTGCCTTCAGGAAAGTTTTGGGAGACATACACACCACGCTCCTCTCTGCAGTGGTACCCAATGCCTTCAGGCTGGTCAAGCGGAAACCTCCCTCCTTCCTTGGAGCCTCCTTCCTGATGGGATCTCTGGGGGGAATGGGATATTTTGCTTATTGgtacttaaagaaaaaatacatctaG
- the GDAP1L1 gene encoding ganglioside-induced differentiation-associated protein 1-like 1 isoform X4, producing MATPNNVTPTNCSWWPISALENNAGKSTEGEENHDPTDPALKSQDRLVLYHWTQSFSSQKVRLVIAEKGLPCEERDVSMPLMEHKEPWFMRLNLGEEVPVIIHRDNIISDYNQIIDYMEKNFTGENVPQLIPEPGSLLHSRVLQYRELLDSLPMDAYTHGCILHPELTTDSMIPKYATAEIRRQKCELWLCGCVFTLADVLLGATLHRLKFLGLSKKYWEDGSRPNLQSFFDRIQKRFAFRKVLGDIHTTLLSAVVPNAFRLVKRKPPSFLGASFLMGSLGGMGYFAYWYLKKKYI from the exons ATGGCGACTCCCAATAATGTTACTCCCACCAACTGCAGCTGGTGGCCCATCTCGGCGCTGGAGAACAACGCGGGGAAATCCACGGAGGGGGAGGAAAATCACGACCCGACAGACCCCGCTCTCAAATCGCAGGACAGATTGGTTTTGTACCACTGGACCCAGTCTTTCAGCTCACAAAAG GTGAGGTTGGTGATCGCAGAGAAGGGGCTGCCCTGTGAGGAGCGGGATGTCAGCATGCCCCTGATGGAGCACAAGGAGCCCTGGTTCATGCGGCTCAACCTGGGCGAGGAGGTGCCTGTCATCATCCACAGGGACAACATCATCAGCGACTACAACCAGATCATCGACTACATGGAGAAGAACTTCACGGGAG AGAACGTGCCGCAGCTGATCCCCGAGCCGGGCAGCCTGCTGCACTCTCGGGTGCTGCAGTACCGGGAGCTGCTGGACTCGCTGCCCATGGATGCCTACACGCACGGCTGCATCCTGCACCCCGAGCTCACCACCGACTCCATGATCCCAAAGTACGCCACCGCTGAGATCCGCA GGCAGAAGTGTGAACTTTGGCTCTGCGGATGTGTCTTTACTTTGGCCGATGTCTTGTTAGGAGCCACCCTGCACCGCCTCAAGTTTCTGGGACTCTCTAAGAAATACTGGGAAGATGGCAGCAGACCTAACCTACAGTCCTTCTTTGACAGGATACAGAAACGCTTTGCCTTCAGGAAAGTTTTGGGAGACATACACACCACGCTCCTCTCTGCAGTGGTACCCAATGCCTTCAGGCTGGTCAAGCGGAAACCTCCCTCCTTCCTTGGAGCCTCCTTCCTGATGGGATCTCTGGGGGGAATGGGATATTTTGCTTATTGgtacttaaagaaaaaatacatctaG